The window AAATAATGCGTAAGTTGtcttgatatataatttgttatagagtgtaattttgatgtattaataGTGTGAAATATTTTATACAGTAGTCTAATCATATCTATTCTGTAAAATGATTATTCACAAAATCaatataataaatcattttttttagtattgacactatattaaaattaaatttttttattatattttattcttttctggAAAAATCATTAAATCAATACGTGTATATAAAACATAGGATTTAAACTTGTTCATTGAAGTGATCTCTATCTTAGAAATTTAACAGGATTCAATTCTCTGAACTATGTAGAACATAATTTTCAAGCTCTCGGATGTACAAAATACCCCTATATAAGCAAAAACAATTGGAGGAGGAGGTTAATTACCCACTTTAACCCTGATCACCATGATTACTTGGGAGAGAAAGAAGTGTTTCGGTGTACACACTAGCAGTTGAATAAAACCTGGATCTTCCATGAGGGTTATTAGGAGGTTCTAGTAACTCCCCTCCTCTATCACTATATTTTACAAATCCTACACCATCATAAACTCCAACAACTTCACCATCTTTGCATAGGAACATAAACATGGGTGAAATGAAGTCAGAAGGGATATTGAGAAGTGACACAGTAATCAAATTAACCCAAGACGATTTCACTCCATATTCTTTCATCACACGAATATTTAATTGATCCGGTGCGTTCATCTCAATTAGGCCAAGCCATCCTCCAAACACCCCCAAGTCAGAATATTCATGGATGAAATCATCCGGCAAAGGTACTTCATGCAAATGCAAACCGTTCTTGTTTTCATTCAAATCAAAAGCGATTATTGCTCCTTGATTTGCTCTTTCACCGTCCTTGCACCAAGCCAACCAATGAATATAACCATTCAAGAACGATCCTACTCTTGGAGTATCGACATCATCGTTCCTTAGATTTATATATGTGCAATTGAGGCCATGGACATCAACTATTTTCCATGAATTGGATTTTACTGAAAAGGTTTCAAAGATGATGACCTCGTCATCAAGATAAGCTTCCCAATTCTTGTATGATACCTGAACAATAACATAATCGTCTGTTGAAACATCATAGCCAAAACCACAAAGGAATACGAACTTGTTGTCCCATGTGGGAGGTTGTGGTACTCTTTTGCATGAACCTGTTGATGGGTTCCAAATGATGAGATCATTCAAAAGAATATTGTCATTGAGAGCTACAAGTAGAAAGCCTCTACATGAACCCACGATCCTCATCCAATTGATCTGTAATTAATCAACACGAATACTAATATTAGGTATCTAAAGAAAAATGcaataattttagagagaatggcatttactttttcttttcttttttttttatttgcaaaatATACATTCTCTtcttacaaaattaaaataacctaCTCTTTAGTCCATTTAAcccaataattatttattatttggtcaattcaaaaaataataatataaaatattttaacttaACACAAAAtatccaatttaaaatttttacatattatatgattaatgaaaatataaaaagatcaGCGTacaatttcaaatttaatattatcgtaatatatatatataacgaaaatataaaaagattagtgtacaattttatttttaaaatatttttattatttatattgggGTAATAATTTTCTTCAAGCTCTGCAAATGTATGTACGTATATAGGGTAaatttcacgtaaagttgatagttgagagctgttagataaaaatttagtcaaattagttaAATCATATAACGACTCTTAACTATCAATTTCacttaaaattaactattcttGAGTTTTCCCCGTGCAGGACTAATGGACTATAACAGGGTTACAGGGGATAcgtatatattaatataataacgaATTTTTGTATCATAGAACTCACATTAGCAGGTACGAGAGCAAGAGGTAACTGAATCCTTGACAGAGCAGAGTGATCAACAAAGGGTGCATTGAAATCCCAAGACCATGCAACGAAATGCAGAGTGTAGAGGATCTTATGggtgagattcaaagaagatcGTTGGAAGTGGTGTTTGGCGAAATTGGGGTCTGAGATAAGAGACAACCAATGTTTGCAAACACACTTGAAACGCAAGAGGGACTTTACTGGCAAACGTAGGAAGATTTCCACCATCACTTCTTGTGGAAGCTCCTTCATTTCAGTTTTCACTGCTTTTACAGGTTTCATTACGTTCTATTTCTATGGGTCTTGTGATTTTAATTTGATGGTTCTTTCAagcattttatataatatatttgataggtggctactccaatgaagatttaatgattgtcatcatgtgaagatatatcattttgaccattggatgatagattgtaggacttgattttatttgaagtaaaagtgttacctttatttaaagtgttgcaaaataaataagttacactttttaaacaaggATCATCATGAGAAGATGTTTTTGGCATCTTCATGGGAGTAGCT is drawn from Arachis hypogaea cultivar Tifrunner chromosome 12, arahy.Tifrunner.gnm2.J5K5, whole genome shotgun sequence and contains these coding sequences:
- the LOC112730336 gene encoding F-box/kelch-repeat protein At3g06240-like, producing MKPVKAVKTEMKELPQEVMVEIFLRLPVKSLLRFKCVCKHWLSLISDPNFAKHHFQRSSLNLTHKILYTLHFVAWSWDFNAPFVDHSALSRIQLPLALVPANINWMRIVGSCRGFLLVALNDNILLNDLIIWNPSTGSCKRVPQPPTWDNKFVFLCGFGYDVSTDDYVIVQVSYKNWEAYLDDEVIIFETFSVKSNSWKIVDVHGLNCTYINLRNDDVDTPRVGSFLNGYIHWLAWCKDGERANQGAIIAFDLNENKNGLHLHEVPLPDDFIHEYSDLGVFGGWLGLIEMNAPDQLNIRVMKEYGVKSSWVNLITVSLLNIPSDFISPMFMFLCKDGEVVGVYDGVGFVKYSDRGGELLEPPNNPHGRSRFYSTASVYTETLLSLPSNHGDQG